A single genomic interval of Zobellia nedashkovskayae harbors:
- a CDS encoding GIN domain-containing protein: protein MKISVFLFALIISFQAFSQRKPKIKGNKEVVDVYQELPPFHAIELRDDLEIRLHDSTEEGIAITADDNLIDVLRFKVEDSVLQISSFYNITRKKKLEITVNYIYLESITMYDGEIDMDGAITSKDLYVDMHESSKLNLNADAEVFNINMEGNSSGEFNLRGQEVNMVLKDRVDVKIFSNSDLSNVKMYKNATAILEGTTYELYVNLLENSKMKGEKLEAEAIYLTIEESASAYVRPVKTIQLTSSGSAKTHLYGESKIEIIDFLDTSELLKEK from the coding sequence ATGAAAATATCAGTTTTTCTATTTGCTTTAATAATTTCGTTTCAAGCCTTTTCTCAACGAAAACCAAAAATAAAGGGGAACAAAGAAGTAGTAGATGTATACCAAGAATTACCACCTTTCCATGCTATTGAGTTACGAGATGATCTGGAAATAAGGTTACACGACTCTACGGAAGAAGGTATAGCAATTACTGCAGATGATAATCTTATAGATGTTCTTAGATTTAAGGTAGAAGATAGTGTTTTACAAATTAGCTCGTTTTATAATATTACCCGAAAGAAGAAGTTGGAAATTACGGTTAATTATATTTACCTTGAATCTATTACGATGTATGATGGGGAGATAGATATGGATGGAGCTATTACTTCAAAAGACCTTTATGTAGATATGCATGAGTCATCCAAATTGAACTTGAATGCAGATGCAGAAGTTTTCAATATTAATATGGAAGGGAACAGTTCAGGAGAATTTAATCTAAGAGGTCAAGAAGTTAACATGGTACTTAAAGATAGGGTGGATGTTAAAATATTTTCGAATAGTGATTTGAGTAATGTTAAAATGTACAAAAATGCAACGGCAATACTCGAAGGGACTACCTATGAATTATATGTCAACCTTTTAGAAAATTCAAAAATGAAAGGCGAGAAGTTAGAAGCAGAAGCTATTTATCTAACTATAGAAGAATCTGCAAGTGCTTATGTGAGGCCTGTCAAAACCATACAACTTACCTCTAGTGGTAGCGCTAAAACACATTTGTATGGAGAATCCAAAATTGAAATCATTGATTTCTTAGATACTTCAGAGTTACTTAAAGAAAAGTAG
- a CDS encoding cytochrome c oxidase subunit I — protein sequence MSVTANAQVDDHAHDDHEHHHKQTFVTKYIFSQDHKMISKQYLILGVFVMGAIGIAMSLLFRMQLAWPGESFSVFEALLGKWAPEGVMDADVYLALVTIHGTIMVFFVLTQGLSGTFSNLLIPLQIGARDMASGFMNMLSFWMFFVSCVIMLSSLFLEAGPAAAGWTIYPPLSALPMAQPGSGMGMTLWLVAMAIFIASSLIGSLNYVVTVINLRTKGMSMTRLPLTIWAFFVTAIIGIISFPVLLSAALLLIMDRSFGTSFFLSDIFIQGEVLHYQGGSPVLYEHLFWFLGHPEVYIVILPAMGIVSEVMAVNARKPIFGYRAMIASILAIAFLSTIVWGHHMFISGMNPFLGSVFTFTTLLIAIPSAVKAFNWITTLWKGNLQLNPAMLFSIGMVSTFITGGLTGIVLGDSTLDINVHDTYFVIAHFHLVMGISALYGMFAGIYHWFPIMFEGKMMNKNLGYIHFWITAVGSYGIFFPMHFVGMAGVPRRYYENTAFPMFDELTDIQVLMTVFAIITASAQLIFVFNFVRSIFYGKVGPRNPWQATTLEWTTPQEHIHGNWPGAIPEVHRWAYDYSKVDENDEYIIPGQDFVPQTLPLQKDEEELQH from the coding sequence ATGTCTGTTACTGCAAATGCACAGGTTGATGATCATGCACATGACGATCATGAGCATCACCACAAACAAACCTTTGTAACCAAATATATATTTAGTCAGGATCATAAAATGATCTCTAAACAGTATTTGATTCTTGGTGTATTCGTTATGGGGGCAATTGGTATTGCAATGTCTCTTTTGTTTCGTATGCAATTGGCTTGGCCTGGAGAATCTTTTTCTGTTTTCGAAGCTTTATTGGGTAAATGGGCACCTGAAGGTGTTATGGATGCTGACGTGTATTTAGCATTAGTTACTATACACGGAACTATCATGGTATTCTTTGTATTAACTCAAGGCTTGAGTGGTACATTTAGTAACCTCCTTATTCCGTTGCAGATTGGTGCAAGAGATATGGCATCTGGTTTTATGAATATGCTATCCTTTTGGATGTTTTTCGTTTCATGTGTCATAATGTTATCTTCCTTGTTTTTGGAAGCTGGTCCAGCTGCTGCAGGATGGACAATTTATCCTCCATTAAGTGCTTTACCTATGGCTCAACCAGGTTCTGGTATGGGTATGACGCTTTGGTTGGTAGCAATGGCAATATTTATTGCTTCATCACTTATAGGGTCTTTGAATTACGTGGTAACGGTAATTAACCTTCGTACGAAAGGGATGTCTATGACAAGATTACCTTTAACTATTTGGGCATTTTTTGTAACAGCTATTATTGGTATTATATCATTTCCAGTATTATTGTCAGCAGCATTATTGTTGATAATGGATAGAAGTTTTGGTACATCTTTCTTCTTGTCCGATATATTCATACAAGGTGAAGTTTTACATTACCAAGGTGGTTCTCCCGTATTATATGAACACCTTTTCTGGTTTTTGGGTCACCCTGAGGTTTATATTGTAATCTTACCAGCAATGGGTATTGTATCTGAGGTAATGGCAGTAAATGCTAGAAAACCTATTTTTGGATATCGTGCAATGATTGCCTCTATTTTGGCAATTGCCTTCTTATCTACAATTGTTTGGGGTCACCATATGTTTATCTCTGGTATGAACCCGTTCTTAGGATCGGTATTTACATTTACTACATTATTAATTGCTATACCATCTGCAGTAAAAGCCTTTAACTGGATTACTACACTTTGGAAAGGTAACCTACAATTGAATCCGGCCATGCTGTTTTCAATAGGTATGGTTTCTACCTTTATTACTGGGGGTCTTACGGGTATTGTGTTAGGTGATAGTACATTAGATATTAATGTTCATGATACCTATTTTGTAATTGCTCACTTCCACTTGGTAATGGGTATATCTGCACTATACGGGATGTTTGCTGGTATTTACCACTGGTTCCCTATAATGTTCGAAGGTAAAATGATGAACAAGAACTTAGGGTATATCCATTTCTGGATTACTGCTGTTGGATCGTATGGTATATTCTTTCCAATGCACTTTGTTGGTATGGCAGGGGTTCCAAGACGTTACTATGAGAATACAGCTTTCCCAATGTTTGATGAATTGACAGATATTCAAGTATTGATGACCGTGTTTGCAATAATTACGGCTAGTGCACAACTTATATTTGTGTTTAACTTTGTAAGAAGCATTTTCTACGGTAAGGTAGGGCCTAGAAATCCATGGCAAGCAACTACTTTGGAATGGACTACTCCACAAGAGCATATCCATGGTAACTGGCCTGGTGCTATTCCTGAAGTTCACCGTTGGGCTTATGATTATAGTAAGGTAGATGAGAATGATGAGTATATTATTCCAGGACAGGATTTTGTCCCTCAAACATTGCCTTTACAGAAAGATGAAGAAGAGCTTCAGCATTAA
- a CDS encoding cytochrome c oxidase subunit II — protein sequence MTTLLTLVVLALVAIAIWQMTKIFELSQLKAENSQIANDSDNKTNGYLLFAFLIFIYGITIFSFWKYSKFLLPEAGSAHGAEYDSLMLVSFVIIFMVQTLTQGLLHYFGYKYRGVKGNRALFFADSDRLEFIWTIIPVIVLSGLILWGLYTWTTIMDINDDDDPLIVELYAQQFNWTARYGGEDNVLGKANVRMIDIDKANVLGLDESDTYAADDIIVKELHLPVGRKVNFKMRSQDVLHSAYMPHFRAQMNCVPGMITQFSFTPIFTTEQMRQNPDVADKVKRTNVIRAERAANGEDNSDPWEFDYILLCNKICGKSHYNMQMKIIVETQEEYDAWIAEQKTFGQNVMGQASTDEFKNIESATASH from the coding sequence ATGACTACATTATTGACTTTAGTGGTTTTGGCCCTTGTCGCGATAGCGATATGGCAAATGACGAAGATTTTCGAATTGTCACAGCTCAAGGCCGAAAATTCTCAAATAGCCAACGATTCGGATAACAAAACGAACGGATACCTTCTGTTTGCTTTTCTTATCTTCATCTATGGAATTACAATTTTCAGTTTCTGGAAATATTCTAAATTCTTGCTTCCTGAAGCAGGTTCTGCACATGGTGCCGAGTATGATTCCTTAATGTTGGTGTCTTTTGTTATCATCTTTATGGTTCAAACACTTACGCAGGGACTATTACATTATTTTGGTTATAAATATCGTGGTGTAAAGGGTAATAGAGCTCTTTTCTTTGCAGACAGTGATCGTTTGGAATTTATATGGACTATCATTCCAGTTATTGTTTTATCAGGTCTTATTCTTTGGGGTTTGTACACTTGGACAACCATTATGGATATCAACGATGACGATGATCCTTTAATTGTGGAGCTTTATGCGCAACAATTTAACTGGACAGCCAGATATGGTGGTGAAGATAACGTTCTTGGTAAAGCTAATGTTAGAATGATTGATATAGACAAAGCCAATGTTCTTGGTTTAGATGAATCTGATACGTATGCGGCCGATGATATTATTGTTAAAGAGCTTCATTTACCTGTAGGTAGAAAAGTAAACTTTAAAATGCGTTCTCAAGATGTATTACACTCTGCATATATGCCCCATTTTAGGGCTCAGATGAATTGTGTTCCAGGTATGATTACGCAATTTTCTTTTACACCTATATTTACTACGGAACAGATGCGACAGAATCCGGATGTAGCAGATAAGGTAAAACGTACCAATGTAATCAGAGCTGAAAGAGCAGCAAATGGGGAAGATAATTCAGACCCTTGGGAATTTGATTATATTCTTCTTTGTAATAAAATATGTGGAAAGTCTCACTACAACATGCAAATGAAGATCATTGTAGAGACGCAAGAGGAGTATGATGCTTGGATAGCCGAACAGAAAACCTTCGGGCAAAATGTGATGGGTCAAGCATCAACAGATGAATTCAAGAATATTGAGTCCGCTACAGCTAGTCATTAA
- a CDS encoding quinol:cytochrome C oxidoreductase: MYTFSNKLKIGSFILMALGILGIAIGFISAPSTVEEAKAIVASHGDGHGDAHGAVDAHEVTAHEVSAGAHGEAAEAHGESHDSSHDEHLLHQLQNKPWAALYVAAFFFFMIALGVLAFYAIQRAAQAGWSPLLFRVMEGITSYLVPGGIIVFVILALSMFHMNHLFVWADADVVANDHLLQGKSGYLNPTFFLIRAAVFLGGWIFYREYSRKLSLKQDESDDNSSFKLNFRISAAFLVFYLISESIMSWDWIMSVDPHWFSTLFGWYVFASMFVSGITVIAMVTIYLKSRGYLPDVNDSHIHDLAKFMFGISIFWTYLWFSQFMLIWYSNIPEEITYFITRIEDYRLPFFGMIAMNFLFPVLLLMNSDYKRLNWFVIMAGVVILGGHYMDIFNMIMPSTVGDQWFIGIPEIGAVLFFAGLFIFWVFRALTNAPLQPKRNPFIEESRHFHY; encoded by the coding sequence ATGTATACGTTTTCAAACAAATTAAAGATCGGTTCCTTTATTTTAATGGCTCTTGGGATACTAGGTATTGCTATCGGATTCATATCGGCACCTAGTACAGTTGAGGAGGCAAAAGCTATAGTTGCCAGTCATGGTGATGGGCATGGAGATGCACATGGTGCTGTTGATGCCCATGAGGTTACTGCTCATGAAGTTTCTGCGGGAGCTCATGGAGAAGCAGCGGAAGCACATGGAGAGTCACATGATTCTTCGCACGACGAACATCTTTTACATCAATTACAGAACAAGCCATGGGCAGCATTATATGTAGCCGCATTCTTTTTCTTTATGATTGCTTTAGGTGTATTGGCTTTTTATGCAATACAGAGGGCGGCCCAAGCGGGTTGGTCGCCATTACTTTTTAGAGTAATGGAAGGCATAACGTCTTATTTGGTACCTGGTGGTATCATTGTGTTTGTGATTTTAGCGTTGTCTATGTTTCATATGAACCACTTGTTTGTTTGGGCAGATGCAGATGTTGTTGCAAATGATCATCTTCTACAAGGGAAGTCAGGTTACTTAAACCCTACGTTCTTTTTGATTCGTGCAGCTGTGTTTTTAGGAGGATGGATATTTTACAGAGAATACTCTAGAAAATTATCATTAAAACAAGATGAGTCCGATGACAACTCTAGTTTTAAATTGAATTTCAGAATATCTGCTGCTTTCTTGGTGTTTTATTTGATTTCAGAATCAATTATGTCATGGGACTGGATTATGAGTGTTGACCCGCACTGGTTCAGTACATTGTTCGGATGGTATGTGTTTGCTAGTATGTTTGTATCGGGAATTACTGTAATTGCCATGGTAACTATATACTTAAAGTCTAGAGGGTATTTGCCAGATGTTAATGATAGCCATATACACGATTTAGCTAAATTCATGTTCGGTATCAGTATTTTTTGGACGTACCTTTGGTTCTCGCAATTTATGTTGATTTGGTATTCAAACATTCCTGAAGAGATTACCTACTTCATAACAAGAATAGAAGATTATAGATTACCATTCTTCGGAATGATTGCAATGAACTTTTTGTTCCCTGTATTACTTTTAATGAATAGCGATTACAAACGTCTTAATTGGTTTGTTATTATGGCAGGTGTTGTTATTCTTGGAGGGCACTACATGGATATTTTCAATATGATTATGCCATCAACGGTAGGTGATCAGTGGTTTATAGGTATTCCTGAAATAGGAGCTGTACTTTTCTTTGCAGGCTTATTTATTTTCTGGGTGTTCCGTGCTTTAACAAATGCACCTTTACAACCTAAACGGAATCCGTTTATTGAAGAAAGCAGACATTTTCATTATTAG
- a CDS encoding c-type cytochrome, whose translation MNSFSKIGIVFGLLLCVTACADKNSPNYQYMPNMYEPVGYEAYGEVGFLPNGQEAMVPPANTISRGWIPYGYENTPEGKELARIQSSPLDSLNMEEDLAVGGQLYTIYCAICHGDKGDGQGTLVKREKILGVPKYSDPARNITIGTTYHTIHYGLNSMGSYASQMNTKEMWQVSEYVMKLKQDLTK comes from the coding sequence ATGAACAGTTTTAGCAAAATAGGAATCGTTTTTGGGTTGCTACTGTGTGTTACGGCATGTGCCGATAAGAACAGTCCCAACTATCAATATATGCCTAACATGTACGAACCGGTAGGTTACGAGGCTTACGGAGAGGTAGGTTTTCTTCCAAATGGTCAAGAAGCTATGGTTCCACCGGCAAATACAATTTCACGTGGATGGATACCTTATGGGTATGAAAATACACCTGAGGGTAAAGAGTTGGCAAGAATTCAAAGTAGCCCTTTAGATTCTTTGAATATGGAGGAAGATTTGGCCGTTGGTGGTCAGTTGTATACCATATATTGTGCTATTTGCCATGGAGATAAGGGAGATGGACAAGGTACACTGGTTAAGAGAGAGAAGATTTTGGGAGTTCCGAAATATTCAGATCCAGCCAGAAACATTACAATTGGTACTACTTACCATACCATTCATTACGGATTGAACTCTATGGGTTCTTATGCATCTCAGATGAATACAAAAGAGATGTGGCAAGTTTCAGAGTACGTGATGAAATTGAAACAAGACTTAACTAAATAA
- a CDS encoding DUF3341 domain-containing protein yields the protein MASKAIHAYYDDDDVLMLAVKRVKAAKHHIEEVYCPFPVHGLDKAMGLAPTRIAITSFIYGCIGLSVATLMMNYIMIEDWPQDIGGKPSFSYIENMPSFVPIMFELTVFFAAHLMVITFYMRSRLWPFKEAENPDVRTTDDHFLMEIDIHDNEKELKDLLLDTGAVEINIVEKTSH from the coding sequence ATGGCATCTAAAGCGATACATGCATATTATGATGATGATGACGTGCTAATGCTTGCCGTTAAACGGGTAAAGGCAGCCAAGCATCACATCGAAGAAGTTTATTGTCCATTTCCTGTTCATGGTTTGGACAAAGCCATGGGTCTGGCTCCAACACGTATTGCCATAACATCTTTCATTTATGGCTGTATTGGTCTTTCTGTAGCTACTCTTATGATGAATTATATCATGATAGAGGATTGGCCTCAGGACATTGGTGGTAAGCCTAGTTTTAGTTACATAGAGAATATGCCGTCTTTCGTTCCAATTATGTTCGAACTTACGGTATTCTTTGCGGCTCACTTAATGGTAATTACCTTTTATATGAGAAGCCGTCTGTGGCCTTTTAAAGAAGCTGAAAATCCAGATGTTCGTACTACTGACGACCATTTTTTAATGGAAATCGATATTCACGATAATGAGAAAGAATTGAAGGATCTGTTGTTGGATACAGGGGCAGTAGAGATAAACATAGTTGAAAAAACCAGTCATTAA
- the nrfD gene encoding NrfD/PsrC family molybdoenzyme membrane anchor subunit, with the protein MASHYEAPIRKPLVVGDKGYHDVSVDIAAPVEGRANKHWWIVFSIALVAFLWGVGCIIYTVSTGIGTWGLNKTVNWAWDITNFVWWVGIGHAGTLISAVLLLFRQKWRMAINRSAEAMTIFSVVQAGLFPIIHMGRPWLAYWVLPIPNQFGSLWVNFNSPLLWDVFAISTYLSVSLVFWWTGLLPDFAMIRDRAVLPFQKKIYGLLSFGWSGRAKDWQRFEEVSLVLAGLATPLVLSVHTIVSFDFATAVIPGWHTTIFPPYFVAGAIFSGFAMVNTLLIIMRKVCHLEDYITVQHIELMNIVIMLTGSIVGCAYITELFMAWYSGVEYEQYAFLNRATGPYWWAYWSMMTCNVFSPQFMWFKKLRTSIMFSFAISIVVNIGMWFERFVIIVTSLHRDYLPSSWTMFSPTFVDIGIFVGTIGFFFVLFLLYARTFPVIAQAEVKSILKSSGSKYKKLRDAGQPLYQITKLTETTTKEEVITDDVLMGEVVPQQDTSESVSELLSTIGKFDATKETADNLKEIKGVGPQMEATLNGIGIFTFAQVGRMTNKEYDLLDSITESFPGRAQRDDWAGQAILLNNKKQ; encoded by the coding sequence ATGGCGTCGCATTACGAAGCACCTATACGAAAGCCCTTAGTTGTCGGGGATAAAGGCTACCACGATGTTAGTGTGGATATTGCCGCTCCGGTTGAGGGTAGGGCCAATAAGCATTGGTGGATTGTGTTTTCCATTGCCTTAGTGGCATTTCTTTGGGGTGTTGGTTGTATTATTTATACAGTCTCTACCGGTATTGGAACATGGGGTTTGAACAAGACCGTGAACTGGGCTTGGGATATTACCAACTTTGTTTGGTGGGTAGGTATCGGTCACGCGGGTACTCTAATATCCGCTGTACTATTATTGTTCCGTCAAAAATGGAGAATGGCTATTAACCGTTCAGCGGAGGCTATGACTATTTTCTCTGTTGTTCAGGCGGGTCTGTTCCCAATTATTCACATGGGTCGTCCTTGGTTGGCGTACTGGGTATTACCTATTCCTAACCAATTTGGTTCACTATGGGTGAACTTTAACTCACCGTTACTTTGGGATGTATTTGCAATTTCAACTTATTTATCTGTATCATTGGTTTTCTGGTGGACAGGTTTGCTTCCTGATTTTGCGATGATTCGTGATAGAGCGGTACTTCCTTTCCAAAAGAAGATATATGGTCTCTTAAGTTTTGGATGGAGTGGTAGAGCAAAAGATTGGCAGCGTTTTGAAGAAGTATCATTGGTTTTGGCTGGTTTGGCTACGCCACTTGTACTTTCTGTACATACCATTGTATCTTTTGACTTTGCAACTGCAGTAATACCAGGATGGCATACAACTATATTCCCTCCATACTTTGTTGCTGGTGCAATTTTCTCTGGATTTGCAATGGTGAACACGCTTTTGATTATCATGCGTAAAGTGTGTCATTTAGAAGATTATATTACTGTTCAACATATTGAGTTAATGAACATCGTTATCATGTTAACAGGTTCTATTGTAGGTTGTGCTTACATAACAGAACTTTTTATGGCTTGGTATTCTGGTGTAGAGTACGAACAATACGCATTCTTGAACAGAGCAACCGGACCTTACTGGTGGGCATATTGGTCAATGATGACTTGTAATGTATTCTCTCCACAGTTTATGTGGTTCAAAAAATTACGTACGAGTATCATGTTCTCATTTGCAATTTCTATTGTAGTGAACATAGGTATGTGGTTTGAACGTTTTGTAATTATCGTTACTTCGCTTCACCGTGATTACCTTCCATCTTCTTGGACGATGTTCTCACCAACGTTTGTGGATATAGGAATCTTTGTAGGTACTATTGGATTCTTCTTTGTATTGTTCTTACTGTACGCTAGAACGTTCCCGGTAATTGCTCAGGCAGAGGTTAAATCTATTTTGAAATCGTCTGGAAGCAAGTACAAGAAATTGAGAGATGCGGGTCAGCCATTATATCAGATTACTAAATTAACTGAAACGACTACAAAAGAGGAAGTTATTACTGATGATGTTTTGATGGGTGAAGTTGTTCCTCAGCAAGATACTAGCGAAAGTGTATCGGAGCTTTTAAGTACTATCGGTAAATTTGATGCTACTAAAGAGACGGCAGATAATCTTAAAGAAATTAAAGGTGTTGGGCCACAGATGGAAGCAACTCTTAATGGAATTGGAATTTTCACTTTTGCCCAGGTAGGTAGAATGACCAATAAAGAGTATGATTTGTTAGATTCAATTACCGAATCGTTCCCAGGTAGGGCGCAAAGAGATGATTGGGCAGGTCAAGCAATATTATTAAACAATAAGAAACAATAG